One segment of Yersinia kristensenii DNA contains the following:
- a CDS encoding GIY-YIG nuclease family protein — MSDSLWHLYLLRTASGMLYTGITTDVARRLTQHQAGKGAKALRGKGELALVFHCEAGDRSTALKLEYRVKQLSKQQKEKLVMNQPSSLISLLDVKTD; from the coding sequence ATGTCGGACAGCCTTTGGCATCTCTATCTGCTGCGCACCGCCAGCGGTATGCTGTATACCGGCATTACCACTGATGTAGCAAGGAGACTCACGCAACATCAAGCAGGAAAAGGCGCCAAAGCGCTGCGGGGCAAGGGGGAGTTAGCGCTAGTATTTCATTGTGAAGCAGGGGATCGTTCAACTGCATTGAAACTGGAATATCGGGTGAAACAACTCAGTAAACAGCAAAAAGAAAAGCTGGTGATGAACCAGCCTTCTTCATTGATATCATTGCTAGACGTTAAAACCGATTAA
- the ubiT gene encoding ubiquinone anaerobic biosynthesis accessory factor UbiT — protein sequence MLGELRARLVRQGPALLRGPLKLTPFALQRQVLEQVLGWQFRQALLDGDLEFLESRWLKIEVRDLALQWFMTVESGRLVVSQQAEADVSFSGDANDLILIVARKEDPDTLFFQRRLRIEGDTELGLYVKNLMDAIELESMPTLLRVGLQQLAEFIEAGQQEGAASPSRTLASC from the coding sequence GTGTTGGGAGAACTACGAGCACGCCTAGTGCGTCAAGGGCCAGCGCTATTGCGAGGGCCATTAAAATTGACACCATTCGCCTTGCAGCGCCAGGTACTAGAACAGGTGCTGGGTTGGCAATTCCGTCAGGCATTACTGGACGGTGATCTGGAGTTTTTAGAGTCTCGCTGGTTAAAAATTGAAGTGCGCGACCTCGCATTGCAATGGTTTATGACAGTAGAAAGCGGTAGGCTGGTGGTCAGCCAACAGGCTGAGGCGGATGTTAGCTTCAGTGGTGATGCCAACGATCTGATTTTGATCGTTGCCCGTAAAGAAGATCCGGATACATTGTTTTTCCAGCGCCGGTTGCGAATTGAGGGGGATACCGAATTGGGCCTGTATGTGAAAAATCTGATGGATGCCATTGAATTGGAATCCATGCCGACGCTACTACGAGTGGGTCTGCAACAATTGGCTGAATTTATTGAAGCGGGTCAGCAAGAGGGTGCGGCGAGTCCTTCCCGTACATTAGCATCGTGCTGA
- a CDS encoding GNAT family N-acetyltransferase yields MLIRVEIPVDAPGIDTLLRQAFKRDDEADLVQQLREDGLLTLGIVATDDEGGVVGYVAFSPVDVGGEDRQWVALAPVAVEEGLRRQGLAEKLVYEGLDSLNEFGYAAVVVLGDPAYYQRFGFVPAARHQLTCRWPGTEEAFQVYALAEDALTDADGEVVFSAPFNRF; encoded by the coding sequence GTGCTGATCCGGGTTGAAATTCCAGTAGATGCGCCGGGGATTGATACCTTATTGCGCCAGGCATTCAAGCGAGATGATGAAGCGGACTTGGTGCAACAACTGCGCGAAGACGGCTTATTGACGCTGGGTATTGTGGCGACGGATGATGAGGGCGGTGTAGTTGGTTATGTCGCATTCAGCCCGGTAGACGTGGGGGGGGAAGACCGTCAATGGGTTGCGCTGGCTCCGGTCGCAGTGGAAGAGGGCCTACGTCGGCAAGGTTTGGCGGAGAAACTGGTCTATGAAGGTCTCGATTCTCTGAATGAGTTCGGCTATGCCGCTGTCGTGGTATTAGGCGATCCGGCTTATTATCAGCGTTTTGGTTTTGTTCCGGCGGCCCGCCATCAATTAACCTGCCGTTGGCCGGGTACTGAAGAAGCCTTTCAGGTGTATGCGTTAGCGGAAGATGCATTGACTGATGCGGATGGCGAAGTGGTGTTTTCTGCGCCGTTTAATCGGTTTTAA
- the potE gene encoding putrescine-ornithine antiporter has translation MSKKNNKMGVVQLTILTAVNMMGSGIIMLPTKLAEVGTISIVSWLVTAVGSMALAYAFAQCGMFSRKSGGMGGYAEYAFGKSGNFMANYTYGASLLIANIAIAISAVGYGTELLGATLTPLGICIATIGVLWLATVANFGGARITGQISSVTIWGVIIPVVGISIIGWFWFSGSAYMAAWNPHNVPTFEAIGSSISMTLWAFLGLESACANTDAVENPERNVPIAVLGGTLGAAVIYIISTNVIAGIVPNMDLANSTAPFGLAFAFMFTPAVGKIIMALMIMSCVGSLLGWQFTIAQVFKSSADEGFFPKIFSKVSKADAPIKGMLTIVVIQSVLSLMTISPSLNKQFNVLVNLAVVTNIIPYILSMAALVIIQKTANVPPAKARKANIIAFIGAMYSFYALYSSGQEAMTWGAIVTFLGWTLYGLVSPRFEFAAKAK, from the coding sequence ATGAGTAAAAAAAATAATAAGATGGGAGTCGTCCAGCTAACTATTCTGACCGCCGTCAATATGATGGGGTCCGGCATAATTATGCTGCCAACCAAACTCGCCGAAGTTGGGACGATTTCTATCGTTTCATGGTTAGTTACCGCAGTGGGTTCTATGGCGCTGGCTTATGCCTTTGCTCAGTGCGGGATGTTCAGCCGAAAATCAGGGGGAATGGGCGGTTATGCAGAATACGCTTTCGGCAAATCCGGCAACTTTATGGCCAACTATACCTATGGCGCATCCCTGCTGATTGCCAATATCGCCATTGCGATATCAGCAGTCGGTTACGGCACAGAGTTACTGGGTGCCACCTTAACGCCACTCGGTATTTGTATCGCCACCATCGGCGTACTGTGGTTGGCAACTGTTGCTAACTTCGGTGGCGCACGTATTACCGGGCAAATCAGTAGTGTCACTATCTGGGGGGTAATTATCCCCGTCGTGGGGATTTCGATAATTGGGTGGTTCTGGTTTAGCGGCTCGGCCTATATGGCAGCATGGAATCCACATAACGTGCCGACCTTTGAAGCTATCGGCTCTTCTATCTCTATGACATTATGGGCTTTCCTGGGGCTGGAATCTGCCTGTGCCAACACTGACGCGGTAGAAAACCCTGAACGTAACGTTCCAATCGCAGTATTGGGTGGGACTTTAGGTGCAGCGGTTATCTACATCATTTCGACCAACGTTATCGCCGGTATTGTGCCGAATATGGATTTGGCCAACTCAACCGCGCCATTCGGCCTGGCATTCGCTTTTATGTTCACCCCAGCCGTCGGTAAAATCATCATGGCCTTGATGATTATGTCTTGTGTCGGTTCATTACTCGGCTGGCAGTTCACCATCGCTCAGGTATTTAAATCCTCTGCTGATGAAGGTTTCTTCCCGAAAATCTTCTCTAAAGTCAGTAAAGCTGATGCGCCAATCAAAGGGATGCTGACCATTGTTGTCATCCAGAGTGTCTTGTCGCTAATGACCATTAGTCCGTCATTGAATAAACAATTCAATGTACTGGTCAATCTGGCGGTCGTGACCAATATCATCCCATATATTCTGTCGATGGCAGCGTTGGTAATTATTCAGAAAACTGCCAATGTCCCACCAGCCAAAGCACGCAAAGCCAATATCATTGCCTTTATTGGTGCGATGTACAGCTTCTATGCACTTTACAGTTCTGGTCAGGAAGCCATGACTTGGGGGGCGATTGTGACTTTCCTTGGTTGGACACTGTACGGCTTGGTTTCACCGCGCTTTGAGTTTGCAGCTAAGGCTAAATAA
- the ubiU gene encoding ubiquinone anaerobic biosynthesis protein UbiU, with protein sequence MELLCPAGNLPALKAAIDNGADAVYIGLKDDTNARHFAGLNFTDKKLQEAVDYVHSRKRKLHIAINTFAHPDGYSRWQRAVDMAAQLGADALILADLAMLEYAAERYPKVERHVSVQASATNDEAIRFYQRHFDVARVVLPRVLSMHQVKQLSRTSPVPLEVFAFGSLCIMAEGRCYLSSYLTGESPNTVGACSPARFVRWQQTPQGMESRLNEVLIDRYEDNENAGYPTLCKGRYLVDGQRYHALEEPTSLNTLELLPELFTANIASVKIEGRQRSPAYVSQVAKVWRQAIDRYQANPAQFSAKTEWMEQLGAMSEGTQTTLGAYHRKWQ encoded by the coding sequence ATGGAGCTGCTTTGTCCTGCTGGTAATTTACCCGCATTAAAGGCCGCAATCGATAATGGTGCTGACGCAGTTTATATCGGCTTGAAAGATGATACTAACGCCCGCCATTTTGCCGGACTGAATTTCACCGATAAAAAATTACAAGAAGCGGTCGATTATGTTCACAGCCGCAAGCGCAAATTACATATCGCGATTAATACTTTCGCTCACCCAGACGGTTATTCCCGTTGGCAGCGAGCGGTGGATATGGCGGCGCAACTGGGGGCTGATGCCCTGATTCTGGCGGATTTGGCCATGTTGGAATATGCCGCTGAACGCTACCCTAAGGTTGAACGCCATGTATCGGTGCAAGCATCCGCGACCAATGATGAAGCCATCCGTTTCTATCAACGCCATTTTGATGTGGCACGGGTGGTTTTACCGCGCGTGCTCTCGATGCATCAGGTTAAGCAGCTGTCGCGCACCAGCCCGGTACCGCTGGAAGTCTTTGCCTTTGGTAGCTTGTGCATTATGGCCGAAGGCCGGTGCTACCTTTCATCCTATCTGACAGGTGAATCCCCTAACACAGTGGGTGCCTGTTCACCGGCACGCTTTGTTCGCTGGCAGCAAACCCCGCAAGGGATGGAATCTCGCCTCAATGAGGTGCTGATCGACCGTTATGAAGATAACGAAAACGCCGGTTATCCGACGCTGTGTAAAGGGCGCTATCTGGTGGATGGTCAGCGCTATCATGCACTGGAAGAGCCGACCAGCCTAAATACCCTTGAACTGCTGCCGGAACTGTTTACCGCCAATATTGCCTCGGTAAAAATTGAAGGGCGTCAGCGTAGCCCGGCTTATGTCAGCCAGGTTGCCAAAGTGTGGCGGCAGGCGATTGACCGCTATCAGGCTAATCCAGCGCAATTTTCTGCCAAAACAGAATGGATGGAACAACTGGGCGCAATGTCCGAAGGCACCCAGACCACTCTGGGCGCTTATCATCGTAAGTGGCAGTAA